The window CGTCCATCGGCACCAGGAATTGCTACTTCTCCTGCAGAATAAACATCTAGCATCAACAAAACGTCAACCTGTTCCAGTACATGCGCAAAATCTTCATAAAGATCGCGAGTACGGCTATATCGATGAGGTTGAAAAATCATGACCAGACGTTTCTTTTCCCAGCCAGCACGAGCAGCTTGAATCGTAACATCAACTTCACTTGGGTGATGACCATAATCATCAACCAGCATCACACTGCCGTTACCCGTTTCAAACTCACCAAGATGATCGAATCGACGCCCTGTGCCTTCAAATTCCAACAGTGCACGAATGATGGCATCATCATCAACGCCTTCTTCGGTAGCAACAGCAACTGCCGCGGTGGCATTCAGTGCATTGTGCTTACCTGGAATATTTAATTTCACATTTAAATCAGGCTTTCCTGCGCGTAAAATAGTGAAGTGTCCCTGATGAGCATGTTGACCATATTCAACTATACGCACATCGGCATCATCAGAGAAACCGTACGTTATGATCTGACGTCCAATTCGCGGTAATAACTCTCGTACCACTGGATCATCGACACACATAACAGCCAAACCATAAAACGGTAAATTATGTAAAAAATCGATAAATGTTTGTTTTAAGACTTCAAAATCACCACCATACGTATCCATATGATCAGCTTCAATGTTAGTAACAACGCTAACCATAGGTTGAAGGTGCAAGAAAGATGCATCACTTTCATCGGCTTCAGCAATCAGATAACGACTACAACCTAAGCGCGCATTCGTACCAGCACTTTTCACTAAACCACCGTTAACAAACGTTGGATCTAAGCCTGCTTCAAAATAGATTTGAGTCATTAATGCCGTGGTTGTCGTTTTACCGTGTGTTCCTGCAATCGCAATACCATGACGGTAGCGCATTAATTCAGCAAGCATCTCAGCACGGCGAACCACGGGAATGCGAAGTTCACGAGCAGCAACAAGCTCTGGGTTATCTTGAGCAATGGCGGTTGATACAACAACAACACTCGCTCCATTCACATTTTCAGCAGCATGTCCAAAAAAGATTTCAGCGCCTTTTTGGGTTAAACTGTCTGTTACCGCATTCGGCGCAAGATCAGAGCCACTAATGCGATACCCTTCATTCAGTAAAACTTCTGCAATGCCGCTCATGCCAGCACCACCAATCCCAACAAAGTGAATACGTTCTACACGACGCATCTCTGGTACCATTGTTCTAATTTTTGCTAATTGCTGGTTGTCCAGTTTACTCATCACTCTGTTCTCTTCTTATTTTCGTGCCAACGATTTAATGACATCTGCGACGCGTACATCTGCATCAACAATCGCGGCTTCCCGTGCAGCAACAGCCATTTGCTTTAATACTTCACGATCTAATTGGTTCAATTCTTCAGCTAGCCCTGCAGCTGTTAAATCCATTTGTTCTATCATCTTTGCCGCCCCACACTGCACTAAATGGTCGGCATTCAGTGCTTGCTGGCGATCTTTGTGCATAAACGGTACAAAAATAGCACCAACACCGGCTGCCGATAGCTCCGACACAGTTAATGCGCCCGAGCGGCAAACAACAACGTCAGCCCATGCGTACGCAGCAGCAACATCGTCGATAAATTCAGTCACCTTATGCGGCACATTGGTGCTCTTTGCATAAGCCTGCTCTGTGACTTGCAGGCTGCCTTTTCCTGCTTGATGCCAAATCGTCACTTTATCACCGAGCAAACCTGCGACTTCAGGTAACGTTTGGTTAAGAATTCGCGCCCCTTGGCTTCCCCCCATAACCAAAATTCGCACAGGACCTTGTCGCCCTGCAAATCGTTCTTGAGGGCTTGCTAGTGCCGTCACATCTTGACGGACAGGGTTACCAACAACGTCTTTATTAGCAAAAGCCCCCGGAAAAGCTTGTAAGACTTTCGCAGCAATACGTGATAGCCATTGATTGGTTAATCCAGCAACTGCATTCTGCTCATGTAAGACAACAGGTACCCCGGATAACCAAGCGGCGATACCGCCAGGACCGCTTACATAGCCCCCCATGCCTAATACCACATCAGGCTGCCAAGCTTTTATGTATTTCCGAGCTTGTAAAATAGCACCTACAATCTTGAATGGTGCCGCAAGCATACGAATGATTCCTTGCCCACGCAGCCCTTTTACTTTAATGAAATCAATTTCGATGCCATGTTTAGGCACTAAATCAGCTTCCATACGGTCAGCGGTTCCTAACCAGCGGATCTCCCAACCTTCTTGTTGCAATTTTTTTGCCACCGCAAGACCTGGGAAAACATGACCACCAGTACCACCAGCCATCACGAGTAAGCGTTTATTCTTGTTCATCGTTGTTGTTACTGTCATTTAAACCACTGTCATCCAATTCTTCAGATTCTGCTGGACCGTATTTGGCAAACAGCCTCTGTTCATGATCAATACGGAGCAAAATACCCACCGCGGTAGCCATTATAAATAAGCTCGAACCACCGTAACTGATCAAAGGTAAGGTTAATCCTTTTGTTGGTACCATACCGATTGCGGCACCGACATTCACCAGCGTTTGGAATGCAAACCAAAAGCTAAACCCACATGCTAAGAAGCCACCAAATAACTGCCCAGACTGCAAACACTTGCGCCCAATGAATAGCGCTTTAAATACCAAGGCAAAAATTAATAGCAATACAACCGTAACGCCAATCAGGCCTAATTCTTCACCCAATACAGCAAACACAAAATCCGTGTGCGCTTCCGGTAAATATTCTAATTTTTGAATGGAGTTACCTAACCCTTGCCCCATCAGCTCGCCACGTCCAAACGCCATTAATGACTGGGTGAGCTGATATCCACTACCAAAGGGATCTTCCCATGGATCAAGAAAAGAGGTCACTCGACGTAATCGATAAGGTTCGAAAACAATCAAAAGACCAATGCCTAACAGTGCGCCAGAAATCATCACTAAGAATTGCCAGAGCTTAGCCCCGGCAATGAACAACATACCCACAGTGGTAACGAACATTACAACAAATGAGCCTAAATCAGGCTGCATTAACAATAAAAAAGCGAGGACACCCAGCACGGCAAGTGGCTTTATAAAGCCAATAAAACTAGCGCGAACCTGACTATATTGGCGGACTAAATAACCCGCCAAAAAAATAAATAATGAGAGCTTAGCCACTTCAGCAGGTTGAA is drawn from Photobacterium profundum SS9 and contains these coding sequences:
- the murC gene encoding UDP-N-acetylmuramate--L-alanine ligase yields the protein MSKLDNQQLAKIRTMVPEMRRVERIHFVGIGGAGMSGIAEVLLNEGYRISGSDLAPNAVTDSLTQKGAEIFFGHAAENVNGASVVVVSTAIAQDNPELVAARELRIPVVRRAEMLAELMRYRHGIAIAGTHGKTTTTALMTQIYFEAGLDPTFVNGGLVKSAGTNARLGCSRYLIAEADESDASFLHLQPMVSVVTNIEADHMDTYGGDFEVLKQTFIDFLHNLPFYGLAVMCVDDPVVRELLPRIGRQIITYGFSDDADVRIVEYGQHAHQGHFTILRAGKPDLNVKLNIPGKHNALNATAAVAVATEEGVDDDAIIRALLEFEGTGRRFDHLGEFETGNGSVMLVDDYGHHPSEVDVTIQAARAGWEKKRLVMIFQPHRYSRTRDLYEDFAHVLEQVDVLLMLDVYSAGEVAIPGADGRSLCRTIRGRGKIDPIFVPTHEDLPSVLANILQNDDLLLTQGAGDVGKIARQLADLQLDIAAMRAE
- the murG gene encoding undecaprenyldiphospho-muramoylpentapeptide beta-N-acetylglucosaminyltransferase, coding for MNKNKRLLVMAGGTGGHVFPGLAVAKKLQQEGWEIRWLGTADRMEADLVPKHGIEIDFIKVKGLRGQGIIRMLAAPFKIVGAILQARKYIKAWQPDVVLGMGGYVSGPGGIAAWLSGVPVVLHEQNAVAGLTNQWLSRIAAKVLQAFPGAFANKDVVGNPVRQDVTALASPQERFAGRQGPVRILVMGGSQGARILNQTLPEVAGLLGDKVTIWHQAGKGSLQVTEQAYAKSTNVPHKVTEFIDDVAAAYAWADVVVCRSGALTVSELSAAGVGAIFVPFMHKDRQQALNADHLVQCGAAKMIEQMDLTAAGLAEELNQLDREVLKQMAVAAREAAIVDADVRVADVIKSLARK
- the ftsW gene encoding cell division protein FtsW encodes the protein MLSQAKNGASIVGEWLTKPPAPCLYDRQLVWITLSLMITGLVIVTSASVPVATRLTGIPFYFALRHAFFLVCSLVIIAGVVQVPLSRWKQFSVPMLFLSIVLLIIVLLIGRSVNGAARWIPLGIFNLQPAEVAKLSLFIFLAGYLVRQYSQVRASFIGFIKPLAVLGVLAFLLLMQPDLGSFVVMFVTTVGMLFIAGAKLWQFLVMISGALLGIGLLIVFEPYRLRRVTSFLDPWEDPFGSGYQLTQSLMAFGRGELMGQGLGNSIQKLEYLPEAHTDFVFAVLGEELGLIGVTVVLLLIFALVFKALFIGRKCLQSGQLFGGFLACGFSFWFAFQTLVNVGAAIGMVPTKGLTLPLISYGGSSLFIMATAVGILLRIDHEQRLFAKYGPAESEELDDSGLNDSNNNDEQE